One Cicer arietinum cultivar CDC Frontier isolate Library 1 chromosome 8, Cicar.CDCFrontier_v2.0, whole genome shotgun sequence DNA segment encodes these proteins:
- the LOC101510660 gene encoding 1-aminocyclopropane-1-carboxylate synthase 3-like: MKLLSTKATCNSHGQDSSYFLGWQEYEKNPYDEVKNPKGIIQMGLAENQLSFDLLESWLEKNPDVAGFKRDGKSIFRELALFQDYHGLPSFKKALVDFMADIRGNKVTFDPNHIVLTAGSTSANETLMFCLAEQGDAFLLPTPYYPGFDRDLKWRTEVEIVPIQCTSSNNFQITESALLQAHEEAKKKNLKVKGILVTNPSNPLGTTMSRNELNLLIDFIKDKDMHLISDEIYSGTVFTSPNFVSVMEIVKDINDFKDFDADVLERVHVVYSLSKDLGLPGFRVGAIYSENDKVVSAATKMSSFGLVSSQTQYLLSAMLGDKKFTRNYLSENKKRLKKRQKMLVSGLEKAGINCLKTNNAGLFCWVDMRNLLSSNTFEAEMELWKKILYVVGLNISPGSSCHCDEPGWFRVCFANMSEDTLNLAMKRLKDFVANSNGEGCSSNNSSKKSRRITQSSRRLTRKSFSNWVFGLSSRDHREQEER, translated from the exons atgaagttgCTATCTACAAAAGCCACATGCAATTCTCATGGCCAAGATTCTTCATATTTCCTAGGTTGGCAGGAATATGAAAAGAACCCTTACGATGAGGTGAAAAATCCCAAGGGAATTATTCAGATGGGTCTGGCTGAAAATCag TTATCTTTTGATCTACTAGAGTCTTGGCTCGAGAAGAATCCAGATGTAGCAGGATTCAAACGTGATGGAAAATCAATATTCCGTGAACTTGCTCTCTTCCAAGACTACCATGGTCTTCCTTCATTCAAGAAGGCATTGGTAGATTTCATGGCTGATATTAGAGGAAACAAAGTCACTTTTGATCCAAACCACATTGTTCTAACGGCAGGTTCCACTTCTGCAAATGAGACTCTCATGTTTTGCCTTGCTGAACAAGGAGACGCTTTTCTCCTACCCACTCCTTATTACCCAGG ATTTGATAGAGACTTGAAGTGGAGAACTGAGGTGGAAATAGTTCCAATACAATGCACAAGCTCAAACAACTTCCAAATAACTGAATCAGCTTTGCTACAAGCTCATGAAGAAGCAAAGAAGAAGAACCTCAAAGTCAAAGGGATCTTAGTGACAAACCCATCAAACCCACTTGGCACCACAATGTCTCGAAATGAATTGAACCTTCTCATTGACTTCATCAAAGACAAAGACATGCATTTAATAAGCGACGAGATTTACTCTGGGACAGTTTTTACCTCTCCAAACTTCGTCAGCGTCATGGAAATCGTTAAGGACATAAACGACTTTAAAGATTTTGACGCTGACGTTTTGGAGAGAGTTCACGTTGTTTATAGTCTTTCCAAAGACTTAGGTTTACCAGGTTTTAGAGTTGGTGCTATCTATTCCGAAAACGATAAAGTTGTTTCGGCTGCAACGAAAATGTctagctttggtttggtttcaTCACAAACACAATATCTTCTCTCAGCTATGCTAGGTGACAAAAAATTCACGAGAAACTACTTATCCGAGAataaaaaaagacttaaaaaacgACAAAAAATGCTTGTTTCAGGGTTAGAGAAAGCAGGTATTAATTGTCTCAAAACAAATAATGCCGGCTTGTTTTGTTGGGTTGATATGAGAAACCTTTTAAGTTCCAACACATTTGAAGCTGAAATGGAGCTATGGAAGAAGATATTATATGTTGTTGGGTTAAACATTTCACCTGGTTCGTCGTGTCATTGCGACGAACCAGGATGGTTTCGTGTTTGTTTTGCTAACATGTCGGAAGATACTTTAAACCTAGCTATGAAAAGGTTAAAGGACTTCGTTGCAAACTCGAATGGTGAAGGGTGTAGTAGCAATAATAGTAGTAAGAAAAGTAGAAGAATTACCCAATCTTCTAGAAGGTTAACGAGGAAGTCGTTTTCGAATTGGGTTTTTGGGCTATCGTCACGTGATCATCGTGAACAAGAAGAACGATAG